Genomic window (Asticcacaulis excentricus CB 48):
GGACCTCATCATTTAGCCCAGCGCAGAGACACCATGACCGCGCGCCGGTTATCGTAGCTCATTATTCCGTCGGCGGTACGCTGGATAGCTATATCCGCGTCCAGCGCATTATCGACGATTACGCGCAGGCTGAGATTCTCGCTCACGGGTCTTTCGGCCAACAGACGCAGTCTGGAAGCCGGAGCCAGCCGCTGGCGATTGAGATCGTCTTCAAAGCTCTCCCCGATAAACAGCCAGTCGGCACTTAATCGCGTCCGGCCCAGCTGATAATCGCCACCCACCGACAACAGATAAGACGGTGCCTGAGCCGGACGCTTGCCCTTTAAGGCCACATCTGCACCGCGCATTTCGGCATCAGTAATGGTGCCTGACACCGTCAGGGTCAGCCGCTCGGACGCCGCCCACCGCCCAGACAGTTCAAGGCCCGTCGCGCGCACCTCCCCTGCGTTTTGACGCTGACGCAATACCCCGCCCGCCGGAATGAAGCCCGCTGTCGGGAAGGTGCCCGGCCCGAAACCTGTGGTGATATTGCTGATCGGATCCAGAAGGTGATTATAAAACCAACCCACATCAAGGCTCAGTCCTGACGACCCATACCGCCACCCGGCCTCGATGCCGTTAAGCTTTTCAGGTTTCAGGGCGTTGTTGGCCTCAGTGACGTCATTGCCGACACGAAAAGGGCGATAAAGTTCGTTAAGTGACGGCGGTCGAAAGCCGTTGTAGAGCGCGATGCGCCATTGCTGTGCACCCGCTTGCCGTGCCAGACCCAGACGCGCCGATACTACCGTTTCTTCCGCGTTCGAAGGGCGCAGATCCAGTAAAGGCGCGCCCGTGCTCACGTCGGTCTCGCGACGAAAACCGCGTGTCGCCTGCCAGGTATCCGCACGCACCGCCCCGGTCAGGCTGGTTTGACCGAAGCGCCGCGTTCCTTGCGCATAAAAGCCGACGAGATCCGTACGACCACCGGTCTCACGCAAGCGCGTGGCCATACCATTGACGTAACGAAAGCGTTCGCGCGTCTCACCCAAGCTACGCCGCGCGTCTATTCCGGCCTCCCATTCACCGCTGTTGCTTTCACGACGCCAGGCGGCATTGACGCCATAGCCCTTGGCGGGCGTGGCATACTGGTCATTGGCCACACTTGTGCCCACACGTCCACTGACGACCGACACAGAGCGGTTGGAGAGATGGCTGTCGCGATACCAAAGCTGGAGCCGGTAGCCCTGGCCCGTCGCTTCGGTGGGGCGCGTCAGGCTTAGGGCGTACTGATGACCGCTGGCACGTGCCGTGGCCCCCGAAAGGCCGGTATCGCGGCGACTGTCGTAGCTACCGGCTATGAGGGTCAGGTCGTGGCGCGATACCTCACCGCGCCATGTGGCCAGCATCGCTTCATCGTCACCGAAGACGCCTTCATCAGCGGCTCCGCGCTGCGGTGCGCGAACGGCGGCATCGCCATATCGGCGGGCGCGACTATAGTGAAGGCTTAGATCTCCAATGCCGGCATTAATCTGCGCGCCTGAGCTTCCGCTATCGCCCCAATCCACACCGCCCGACACCCCGGTTTGCGGGGGCGCAAGGTCCAGATCGACAACACCGGTCAGCGCCCCAGCCCCATAGGCCCCTCCACCCGCGCCGCGCACGACGCGAGCCCGGTCTATGGCATCGACGGGCAAACTCGCCCAGACAACCCAGCCGCCAAACGGATCATTTTGCGGCACACCATCAAGCGTCACCAGCGCCCGTCCGGCTCCCGAAGGGGCGATCGCGCGAAGGGAAACCCCCTGAATGGTCGGATTGGCACTCAGGCTCGATTGCCGGCGGAACAGGGAGGCCTGTGCGCCTGACTTCAGAGCCTCGTCGAGGCTGCTGGCCGCATCTATGGCCGGCTTGCCTGCAGTGACGGTTGAGAACGCGGCATCGCCGCGAAACGGCTTGAAGCGGCCGCGCACGATGACTTGCGCCTCTTCCGCCAGGGCTGGGGCTGTGAGTGACAGCCCGATCAGCATCGGGATATACCGCCTTATCACCCCTACCACCGCGTGGGCTTAGGGTTACGGTCAAAGCCCATCTGGTGCCAGTAAGGATAGATCGGCTGACGCCGGCTCACGGCATCGAGACGCGCGACCTGATCGACAGTGAGATCCCAGCCGACCGCCCCCAGGTTGGCCTTAAGCTGATCGGCATTACGCGCCCCAATGACGATGTTGGCGACGCCCGGGCGCTGCAAAAGCCAGTTGAGCGCCACCTGTGGGATGGTCTTGTCCACCTCACGCGCAATTTCACCCAGCACGTCGACCACACTGTAAAGGTGCTCATTGTCAACCGGCGGACCACCCGTGTCGCCGCCCTGGGCAATGCGCCCTTCGCTGGCCGGCTGATCGCGGCGAATCTTGCCCGTCAAACGCCCCCACCCCAGCGGCGACCACACCATCGTTCCTACGCCCTGATCGAGCATGAGTGGCATGAGTTCCCACTCGTATTCACGCCCAATCAGTGAATAATAGCCCTGATAGGCGACATAGCGGCTGAGGCCCAGCCGCTCAGAGGCCGCCAGCGACTTCATCAGGTGCCAGCCAGAAAAGTTCGATGCCCCGATGTAGCGCACCTTGCCCGAGGTCACGAGCGCATCCAGGGTCGAAAGCACCTCCTCAACCGGTGTGAGGGCATCGAAGCCGTGCATGAAATAGACGTCGATATGGTCGGTGCCCAGACGTTTCAGGCTGGCTTCGACAGCACGCAGCAGGTGGTAGCGCGAGGACCCTTTGTCGTTAGGGCCATCGCCCATGGTAAAGGTGGCCTTTGTCGAGATCAGGACATCGTTACGACGGCCTTTGAGCGCTTCACCGAGGATTTCCTCTGACGCACCCCGCGAATAGACATCGGCTGTATCGAAGAAGTTGACCCCGTGATCGAGGCATAGGTCGATCAGGTTGCGCGCTTCGGCGACATCGGTCGTGCCCCATTTGGAGAACATGTCGCCCTTTCCACCGAACGTGCCCGTGCCGAAGCTCATGACCGGCACTTTCAGGCCCGAACGGCCCAGTTGCCTGTATTGCATGTTCACTCTCCCGATCCTGATAACGCGCTGCCAAACGGTTGCAACGCAACATTATACGTGCACCCATGGGAAATAGGGCAACGCAGATGGCTTTACATGGCCGTCCGAATGAATTTATGGTAGGGCTACCGCACCGCCAAAAAGTAAAAACATATCCGAGGATTACCGCATGGGCCAGATGATTGAACTCACCCGCCCCGATGGTGGCAAGATTTCGGCCTACCGCTCGGAGGTCGATCCCGCACGCGCCAGTGTCATCGTATTGCAGGAATGGTGGGGCCTCAACGATCATATCAAGACCATCGTCGATCGCTTCGATGCCGAAGGCTTCAATGCCCTGGCACCAGACCTCTACCATGGCCGCGTAACGAAGGACGCCGATGAGGCCAGCCACATGATGAACGGCCTCGACTTCCCCGGCGCCGTGCATGAGGATATTGCCGCGGCTCTGGCGAACCTCAAGGCGATCAATGACAAGGTGGCGGTGATGGGCTTCTGCATGGGTGGGGGCCTGACCATTGCCTCGGCGGCGCGTCTGAGCGGGTTTTCGGCGGCGGTCTGCTTCTATGGTGTCCCACCGCGTGAATTTGCCAACCCAGGCGATATCGCCATACCGTTTCAGGGTCACTTCGGCAAAAAGGACGACTGGGTCACGCCGGAAGTGGTGGCCAAGATCGAAAGTGACATGCGCGCCGCCGGTCGCCATCCGGAGCTTTATAGCTACGACGCCGATCACGCCTTCTTCAACAAGACCCGCCCGGAAGTCTATAATGAAGATGCCGCCGATCTGGCGTGGGAACGCACCATCGACTTCCTGGGTGACAATCTCTGATATCTACTGCGGCGCCATATGGGCGCGTCGCGCCGTCAACGCCGAACCGGCGGACGCCAGTACCACCAGTGCTATGGCCAGCCATTGCTGCGGGCTTAAGGCCTCATGCAGAAGTATCAGGCCGGTCAGAGCCGCGAGCGCCGGTTCCAGACTCATCAGGATGCTGAAGGTACGCGTCGGGATGCGTTTCAGTGCGAACATTTCAAGCGTGTAGGGGACAGCCCCCGATAACAGCGCCACCATCAGGCCGGTCAGGAGTATCTGTGGCTTAAACAGTGGCGCGCCTATGGTGATCAAGGCCAGCGGCAGGGTGACGAGACAGGAAAAAGCCACGCCAAAGCTGACGGCCTGACCTTCGGGTACGCGCTGCGCGACCCCTTGCCCCAACAGGATATAGCTGGCCCAGCCCGCGCCCGCGGCCACTGCCAGGGCCACGCCGATGGGATCAAGGGCCCCGCCCCCCGCATGAGGAAGCAGCAACCACAAACCAAAAGCGGCGCAGGCCACCCAGACGAAATCGAGCGCCCGGCGGGAGTTCCACACCGCCACGCCGAGCGGCCCCATAAATTCGATGGCAACCGCAACGCCCAGCGGGATGCGCTGAAACGACAGATAGAAGCACAGGTTCATCAGGCCGAGATTGAGCCCAAACAGAATGAGCCACTTCCACGCCGAGCGCTCTGGCAAATTACGCCACGGGCGAAAGAGCGCCATCAGGAAAAGGGCCGCCAGCGTCTGACGAAGGGCCGTAGCGCCCAGCGGCCCGACGCTGCTGAACAGCGACTTGGCAATGCCGGCACCGAACTGAAACGACAACATGCCACCAATGACGCCGATGATGGCCCAAAGGGCGTAACGTCCGCTCGCAGCGTCAGTCATGGCTGTGCGATCCTAACCGTTCACCGACAAACAGAACGACGCGTCCAATCACTACGCTCATCGTCATGACCACCACAATCGGGGTCAGGGTCTGCGCCTGAAGCGCGGACACCACTGCCGAGACGATGGTAGCCAGCCCGATCTGGGTAAAACTCATGAGGGCCGAGCCGGAGCCGATGTCGCGCGTCAGACTGCCTATAGCTGTAGCCGACGAATTAGGACCGATAAAACCGAGGCAGGACAGGATAAGAAACAGCATGATCACCGTGCCCCAGACATTGAGCCAGCCATTTGCCGCCGCCAGCAAAAAAGCCAGCACAAACACGCACTGCACACTCAGGCCCACGCGCAGAATCTGTTTTGAGCTGTAGCGGCGGTTGACGAAGACGTTGAGCTGGCTGGACCCGATAAAACCGACGCTTAGGCCTGCGAAGATCAGTCCGTAAATCTCCGGCTTGATGTGGAAAATCTCCATGAAGATGACGGGTGAGGCTGAGACATAGATGAACAGACACCCGAAAGAAAATCCACCCGCAAACAGATAGGTCACAAAGGCGGGGTTGCGGTAAAGGCCCAGAAAGGTCTTCAGGATCGGCAGGGGCTTAAGCGATACGCTCGGATCAGCTGGCTTGCCGTCGGGCAGTACCGTTATCACGAGTATGAGGGTCAGGCCTACAATCGCGGCCAGAAAGGCAAACACCCAGTGCCAGTCAAGCCAGGTGGTGACCAGCCCGCCGAGCGTCGGCGCCAGCAATGGCGATACGCCGATGGTCAGTATGATCAAAGATATGATCTTTGCCGTATCCTTGGGGGGAAAAAGATCACGCACCAGCGACATAGCCGCTACCGAGGCGGCGCAACCGCCCAGTGCCTGAAACAGCCTGAGCCAGATCAGCACGTCGATATTGGGCGCAAACACACACCCGACAGAGGTCAGAACAAACAGGGCCAGTCCGGCATAGAGCGGCGGTTTGCGACCGTAGCGGTCCAGCAACGGGCCATAGATCAGAGGCCCCAGCGCCATGCCCGCAAAATAACTCGAAAGCGACAGACCTACGGCGGCGGAACTGGTTTTAAAATCGGCGGCGATCTGGCCAAAGGCGGGCAGATACATGTCGATAGCGAACGGGCTGATGGTCGAGAGCGCGCCCAGCGTAAAGATCACCAGAAACGGATTTTTCAGCGCCGGCGGCGCAGCTTCAGGAGCGGACATGACACACACAAAAAAGCGGGAATAGCGGCGGTAATGACCCTACCCCGCCGCCGGGTCAAGTTATGTCACCGAAGAGGTGGTCAACAAATGTAACCTGATGCCGCCCGCCCTTTAGCTTAACCCTTCGCAGACGAGGGCGGCGACAAAGGCACCGGACAAAAAGTTACGTCCTTAATTCCAGATGCAATTCCCCGCGAATAAGGGCTGCAAAACGTTCGCGCTCCAGCGCCACTATGGGCATCTTACCATCGTAAAGTTCCTCAACAATCAGTCCCTCGGCCTCACACAGGTCGAGCACATCGGTGAGGAATTCCGCCTTATAGTGTCCTTTGGCGCAACCGAAGGTGGACAAGCGCGACCCATAGTCCTGCGCGTTTTGCCCCAGCACGTGTTCGATCAGCTTCTTGCGGCCACGCGGACTGTTGAAACGGTAAAGCGCCGACATCAGCATTTGCGCGGCTTCTGTAGCATCGACCACCGGCGCGCGCGACAGACAGTTGTCGCAGGTGCCGCAATTCTCACCCGGCGCTTCGCCAAAATAGCGGCGCACCCCTTTGCGGCGGCAGTCCGGACTATGGACAAAGCGAAAGAAATCCAACGCCTTTTGCTTTTGAACAGACAGGTCTGCACCCGTCTCAGTCTCACGCATCGACAACCGCCGCAGTGACCAGCCCAGATCGGTCGAACTAAAGAGACAGACGCCAAAGGCCGGTTTGGTGTCGCGCCCGGCGCGTCCGACCTCCTGCCAGTAGGCTTCCAGCGACGAAGGGGGATCCGCATGGATGACAAAGCGTACATCGGGCTTGTTGATGCCCATCCCGAAGGCAATAGTGGCCACCATGATCTTGGTACGATCCGACAGGAAATCGTGCAACCGCTCGTCACGTACCTTTGCCGGTAAACCGGCATGGTAGGCGTCAGCCTTAAAGCCTTCCGCGGACAATTGGCGCGCAAGTTTTTCGGCCCCGTCGCGCGACCCGGCATAGATGATGCCCGACGCATTTTTTTGCCGCCGCAACATGTCGAGGATCACCTTCTGCGCGCTGCCGGCGCGACGCATCAGGCGCAAAGACAGGTTCGGGCGGTCGAAGCTGTCAATGACCTCCGCGGCATTCTCGATATGCAGCGCTTTTTTGATATCCGCGCGGGTGTGCGGGTCCGCCGTAGCGGTCAGGGCCAGTGTCGGGACGTTACCGAACAGGGCCTTAAGCTTACCCAGTGCCCGATATTCCGGGCGAAAGTCGTGCCCCCATTGCGATACACAGTGCGCTTCGTCAATGGCAATCAGATTGACCGGCAGACGCGAGAGCTTATCAAGCACAAAGCCCTGTGTCAGGGCCTCAGGGGAAAGATAAAGAAGGTCGATTTCGCCGTCTCGCGCCCGGTCCCACAGCTGATAACGCGCATCCATAGACAAACTGGAATCGAGGCGCTCAGCACGCACACCCTTTTTGATCAACGCCTGCACCTGATCGGCCATCAGCGCGATCAGCGGTGAGATGACCAGCCCAAAGCCCGGCCGCATCAGAGAGGGAATCTGGTAACACAGGCTCTTGCCGCCGCCGGTCGGCAAGATAGCCAGCACGTCCTCGCCATTGAGGATGGCCGCAATCACCCGGGCCTGCTGACCCCGAAAATCATCGTAATGAAAAACACGTTTCAGCGTCTCGCGCGCCGCGCGCACCCGTTCCAGACCGGGGCCCGAGAGGCCGTAACCGGCCTCCGGTACGGGGTCATGAGGATGATCGAGAAGCATCGGGCGAGGTCCGTTTATCTGTAATGCGCCCCTCTCCTATAAGCTGCTTCGCGTGACAGGATACAAGAGCCAGAGGTGATTTTTTATCGCCCATAATTTTGCCCGAATTGCCGGTCATCTGTGACACGGGGACGACCATGACAGGATGACGTGTGCCGCTACAGGCGCGGCACGGAGAAATCAGGCGTCGGATGCGCAAATATAAGGGACGCGCGCCGCAGGCTTTGATATATCCTTAACGAAATCTTTGCATGAAGCATAAGCGAAACGCCGTTTGCCCGGCTGGGCAATCTCGGTGTCGTGGGGATAATGTATGGCTCTCGCCTTTAATATGAAGCGTCCGCCCGTGAAGGCTATCCTGTACTGGTTAATGGTATTCGCCGTTTGGGCGGTGATTTTCGCCGTCGGCTTTATCGCGTTCTTTTCGCTGGACCTGCCCGACACCTCGTCTTTGTACAAGACCGACCGAGCGCCCTCGATCACCTACCTGGATCGCTCAGGCGCGCTGGTGGCTGTGCGCGGCTCCCAGTTTGCGCCCCCGGTCGATATTGACGAATTGCCGGACTATGTCCCGGCCGCTTTCATCGCGATCGAAGACCGCCGCTTCTATCACCACTTCGGCTTTGACCCCATTGGCGTGGGCCGCGCCCTGATGCGCAACGCGACGCGTAAGGAAGGCGCTAACCTCGCCGGTGGCTCGACCATTACGCAGCAGCTGGCGCGTAACCTCTTCCTCTCCAACGACCAGAATGTGAAGCGCAAGGT
Coding sequences:
- a CDS encoding multidrug effflux MFS transporter: MSAPEAAPPALKNPFLVIFTLGALSTISPFAIDMYLPAFGQIAADFKTSSAAVGLSLSSYFAGMALGPLIYGPLLDRYGRKPPLYAGLALFVLTSVGCVFAPNIDVLIWLRLFQALGGCAASVAAMSLVRDLFPPKDTAKIISLIILTIGVSPLLAPTLGGLVTTWLDWHWVFAFLAAIVGLTLILVITVLPDGKPADPSVSLKPLPILKTFLGLYRNPAFVTYLFAGGFSFGCLFIYVSASPVIFMEIFHIKPEIYGLIFAGLSVGFIGSSQLNVFVNRRYSSKQILRVGLSVQCVFVLAFLLAAANGWLNVWGTVIMLFLILSCLGFIGPNSSATAIGSLTRDIGSGSALMSFTQIGLATIVSAVVSALQAQTLTPIVVVMTMSVVIGRVVLFVGERLGSHSHD
- a CDS encoding TonB-dependent receptor, with the protein product MLIGLSLTAPALAEEAQVIVRGRFKPFRGDAAFSTVTAGKPAIDAASSLDEALKSGAQASLFRRQSSLSANPTIQGVSLRAIAPSGAGRALVTLDGVPQNDPFGGWVVWASLPVDAIDRARVVRGAGGGAYGAGALTGVVDLDLAPPQTGVSGGVDWGDSGSSGAQINAGIGDLSLHYSRARRYGDAAVRAPQRGAADEGVFGDDEAMLATWRGEVSRHDLTLIAGSYDSRRDTGLSGATARASGHQYALSLTRPTEATGQGYRLQLWYRDSHLSNRSVSVVSGRVGTSVANDQYATPAKGYGVNAAWRRESNSGEWEAGIDARRSLGETRERFRYVNGMATRLRETGGRTDLVGFYAQGTRRFGQTSLTGAVRADTWQATRGFRRETDVSTGAPLLDLRPSNAEETVVSARLGLARQAGAQQWRIALYNGFRPPSLNELYRPFRVGNDVTEANNALKPEKLNGIEAGWRYGSSGLSLDVGWFYNHLLDPISNITTGFGPGTFPTAGFIPAGGVLRQRQNAGEVRATGLELSGRWAASERLTLTVSGTITDAEMRGADVALKGKRPAQAPSYLLSVGGDYQLGRTRLSADWLFIGESFEDDLNRQRLAPASRLRLLAERPVSENLSLRVIVDNALDADIAIQRTADGIMSYDNRRAVMVSLRWAK
- a CDS encoding EamA family transporter; its protein translation is MTDAASGRYALWAIIGVIGGMLSFQFGAGIAKSLFSSVGPLGATALRQTLAALFLMALFRPWRNLPERSAWKWLILFGLNLGLMNLCFYLSFQRIPLGVAVAIEFMGPLGVAVWNSRRALDFVWVACAAFGLWLLLPHAGGGALDPIGVALAVAAGAGWASYILLGQGVAQRVPEGQAVSFGVAFSCLVTLPLALITIGAPLFKPQILLTGLMVALLSGAVPYTLEMFALKRIPTRTFSILMSLEPALAALTGLILLHEALSPQQWLAIALVVLASAGSALTARRAHMAPQ
- a CDS encoding aldo/keto reductase, translating into MQYRQLGRSGLKVPVMSFGTGTFGGKGDMFSKWGTTDVAEARNLIDLCLDHGVNFFDTADVYSRGASEEILGEALKGRRNDVLISTKATFTMGDGPNDKGSSRYHLLRAVEASLKRLGTDHIDVYFMHGFDALTPVEEVLSTLDALVTSGKVRYIGASNFSGWHLMKSLAASERLGLSRYVAYQGYYSLIGREYEWELMPLMLDQGVGTMVWSPLGWGRLTGKIRRDQPASEGRIAQGGDTGGPPVDNEHLYSVVDVLGEIAREVDKTIPQVALNWLLQRPGVANIVIGARNADQLKANLGAVGWDLTVDQVARLDAVSRRQPIYPYWHQMGFDRNPKPTRW
- a CDS encoding dienelactone hydrolase family protein, which produces MGQMIELTRPDGGKISAYRSEVDPARASVIVLQEWWGLNDHIKTIVDRFDAEGFNALAPDLYHGRVTKDADEASHMMNGLDFPGAVHEDIAAALANLKAINDKVAVMGFCMGGGLTIASAARLSGFSAAVCFYGVPPREFANPGDIAIPFQGHFGKKDDWVTPEVVAKIESDMRAAGRHPELYSYDADHAFFNKTRPEVYNEDAADLAWERTIDFLGDNL
- a CDS encoding RecQ family ATP-dependent DNA helicase, with the protein product MLLDHPHDPVPEAGYGLSGPGLERVRAARETLKRVFHYDDFRGQQARVIAAILNGEDVLAILPTGGGKSLCYQIPSLMRPGFGLVISPLIALMADQVQALIKKGVRAERLDSSLSMDARYQLWDRARDGEIDLLYLSPEALTQGFVLDKLSRLPVNLIAIDEAHCVSQWGHDFRPEYRALGKLKALFGNVPTLALTATADPHTRADIKKALHIENAAEVIDSFDRPNLSLRLMRRAGSAQKVILDMLRRQKNASGIIYAGSRDGAEKLARQLSAEGFKADAYHAGLPAKVRDERLHDFLSDRTKIMVATIAFGMGINKPDVRFVIHADPPSSLEAYWQEVGRAGRDTKPAFGVCLFSSTDLGWSLRRLSMRETETGADLSVQKQKALDFFRFVHSPDCRRKGVRRYFGEAPGENCGTCDNCLSRAPVVDATEAAQMLMSALYRFNSPRGRKKLIEHVLGQNAQDYGSRLSTFGCAKGHYKAEFLTDVLDLCEAEGLIVEELYDGKMPIVALERERFAALIRGELHLELRT